Proteins encoded by one window of Bos indicus x Bos taurus breed Angus x Brahman F1 hybrid chromosome 12, Bos_hybrid_MaternalHap_v2.0, whole genome shotgun sequence:
- the CDK8 gene encoding cyclin-dependent kinase 8 isoform X4, with the protein MGFARLFNSPLKPLADLDPVVVTFWYRAPELLLGARHYTKAIDIWAIGCIFAELLTSEPIFHCRQEDIKTSNPYHHDQLDRIFNVMGFPADKDWEDIKKMPEHSTLMKDFRRNTYTNCSLIKYMEKHKVKPDSKAFHLLQKLLTMDPIKRITSEQAMQDPYFLEDPLPTSDVFAGCQIPYPKREFLTEEEPDDKGDKKNQQQQPGNNHTNGTGHPGNQDSSHTQGPPLKKVRVVPPTTTSGGLIMTSDYQRSNPHAAYPNPGPSTSQPQSSMGYSTTSQQPPQYSHQTHRY; encoded by the exons ATGGGCTTTGCCCGATTATTTAATTCACCTTTGAAGCCTTTAGCAGATTTGGATCCAGTAGTAGTTACATTCTGGTACCGAGCCCCAGAATTACTTCTTGGAGCAAGACATTATACCAAAGCTATTG atATTTGGGCTATAGGGTGTATATTTGCAGAACTACTAACGTCAGAACCAATATTTCACTGTCGACAAGAGGACATCAAAACTAGTAATCCTTATCACCATGACCAGCTGGACAGAATATTCAATGTAATGGGATTTCCTGCAG ATAAAGATTGGGAAGATATAAAAAAGATGCCTGAACATTCAACATTAATGAAAGATTTCAGAAGAAATAC GTATACCAACTGCAGCCTTATCAAGTATATGGAAAAACATAAAGTTAAACCAGATAGTAAAGCATTCCACTTG CTTCAGAAGTTGCTTACCATGGACCCAATAAAGCGAATTACCTCAGAGCAGGCTATGCAGGATCCCTATTTCCTAGAAGACCCGCTTCCTACATCAGA TGTTTTTGCCGGTTGTCAGATCCCTTACCCCAAACGAGAATTTTTAACAGAAGAAGAACCtgatgacaaaggagacaaa AagaaccagcagcagcagccgggcAATAACCACACGAATGGGACCGGCCACCCAGGGAACCAAGACAGCAGTCACACCCAGGGACCCCCGTTGAAGAAAGTGAGAGTCGTCCCTCCTACCACTACCTCAGGTGGACTGATCATGACCTCAGACTATCAG CGTTCCAATCCGCATGCTGCCTACCCCAACCCCGGACCAAGCACATCGCAGCCGCAGAGCAGCATGGGGTACTCAACTACCTCCCAGCAGCCTCCACAGTACTCCCACCAGACACATCGGTACTGA